A region of Elusimicrobiota bacterium DNA encodes the following proteins:
- a CDS encoding response regulator, protein MTVDPKDKKKRNLVKIGKIAEEIGVLPSTIRYYTNLGLLKTYGRTQGGFRLYDYEETLHRLKILKQLEDEKRYTLDEIKGKLDECVLQAKQRKVLIVDDDPDVRDLIQSVLSSDPGWIIRTAGDGFEAGKLAIDFLPELIILDIVLPGMDGFKVCADLRKDERFKSTVIIAITGYDTQEHRDRIAAAGADGFVAKPITPNALRECVAKFLPQK, encoded by the coding sequence ATGACTGTTGATCCAAAAGACAAAAAAAAACGGAATCTTGTTAAGATCGGAAAAATCGCTGAAGAAATAGGGGTGTTACCGTCTACAATACGGTATTATACAAACCTCGGGCTCCTAAAAACTTATGGGCGTACACAGGGGGGGTTCAGGTTGTATGATTATGAGGAAACTTTGCACCGGTTGAAGATATTGAAGCAGTTAGAGGATGAAAAACGGTATACCCTTGATGAGATTAAGGGTAAACTCGATGAGTGTGTGTTACAGGCAAAACAAAGGAAAGTGTTGATTGTGGATGATGACCCGGATGTCCGGGATCTTATACAGTCAGTTCTTTCTTCAGACCCCGGGTGGATTATCCGTACAGCCGGGGATGGATTTGAAGCTGGGAAACTGGCAATTGATTTTTTGCCGGAACTTATCATCCTGGATATTGTACTGCCCGGGATGGATGGGTTTAAGGTTTGCGCTGACCTAAGAAAAGATGAACGGTTTAAGTCTACAGTCATTATCGCTATAACCGGGTATGATACTCAGGAACATAGGGACCGTATCGCAGCAGCCGGGGCGGATGGTTTTGTTGCTAAGCCGATCACTCCGAATGCGTTACGCGAATGCGTAGCAAAGTTCTTGCCTCAAAAGTGA
- a CDS encoding tetratricopeptide repeat protein — protein sequence MANTFLTWGAGARALGMGKAYVAVANDATAGFWNPGGLAQVDRAELNVLHAFLWEGTVYDYAGYVVPTLKNGTFGVNAITLLSIGGEGRDALNRVNNQTFIDSRLLAGGCYAREIGDWLSLGGAVNVLNSSLGQHSKLDMTIDAGALMKFFGGLTLGVNIKNMLVARLSGNSQDVLSPVIRAGVAGHFWDNRMIAACDVEYRENTVVYYLGVEAAVFNLFKLRIGQSQQEVSAGFGINVFNMMLDYALGLHSLGGSHRMSLTMKFGGSVKAELNKQNEKARLELDELFKKLYESGIQAYQEGKFDEAHSMLAQARSINPQDEDVKILTSRLQLVVALLPTSVGTGKVSELLRAGVTKYLEGDAEQAITKITYAYTLDPDNKTIERLLNRLQRETGVKIDTAPPGMGTLVDQKLLQAYIQFSKRDFAGTILLCQEVLSLESRNILAYKRMGTSYLLLGERDKAVKLWEKALEINPNDTALREYTDSVKKQIGQ from the coding sequence ATGGCGAATACGTTTCTTACCTGGGGAGCAGGTGCGCGGGCGCTTGGGATGGGTAAGGCGTATGTCGCTGTGGCTAATGACGCAACCGCTGGGTTCTGGAATCCCGGGGGGTTGGCTCAGGTTGACCGCGCGGAATTGAATGTTCTTCACGCGTTTCTCTGGGAAGGGACGGTGTATGATTATGCCGGGTATGTGGTTCCTACATTGAAAAACGGTACGTTCGGGGTGAACGCCATAACATTATTGTCTATCGGCGGGGAAGGTAGGGATGCGCTTAACCGCGTAAATAATCAAACGTTTATTGATTCACGGTTACTGGCGGGAGGATGTTACGCCCGTGAGATTGGTGATTGGTTATCGCTCGGCGGGGCGGTTAATGTTTTGAATAGTTCGCTTGGGCAGCATAGTAAGCTTGATATGACAATCGATGCGGGTGCGTTAATGAAATTCTTCGGGGGATTGACTCTGGGGGTTAATATAAAGAATATGCTGGTTGCGCGGTTATCCGGGAATTCACAGGATGTGCTTAGCCCTGTTATCCGTGCGGGTGTTGCCGGGCATTTTTGGGATAACCGTATGATTGCAGCGTGTGATGTTGAATACCGTGAGAATACAGTGGTGTATTACCTCGGGGTGGAGGCTGCTGTATTTAATCTTTTTAAATTGCGTATCGGGCAGTCACAGCAGGAAGTTAGTGCCGGGTTTGGGATTAATGTGTTCAACATGATGCTGGACTATGCGCTGGGGTTACACTCACTCGGCGGGTCGCATCGTATGTCATTGACAATGAAGTTCGGCGGGTCTGTTAAAGCTGAGTTGAATAAACAAAATGAAAAAGCTAGGTTAGAACTTGATGAGTTATTCAAAAAACTATATGAGTCAGGTATCCAGGCGTATCAGGAAGGGAAGTTTGATGAAGCGCATTCTATGCTGGCACAGGCGAGAAGTATTAACCCGCAGGATGAGGATGTTAAGATCCTGACCTCGAGGTTACAGCTGGTTGTGGCATTACTGCCGACATCGGTGGGGACTGGGAAGGTGTCAGAATTGCTGCGGGCTGGCGTGACTAAGTACCTCGAAGGCGATGCGGAACAGGCAATCACGAAGATTACCTACGCGTATACGCTTGACCCGGATAATAAAACTATTGAACGGCTGCTTAACCGCCTGCAGCGCGAGACCGGGGTGAAGATTGATACCGCACCGCCGGGGATGGGGACACTGGTGGATCAAAAATTGTTGCAGGCGTATATACAGTTTTCAAAACGTGATTTTGCGGGGACTATTCTTCTTTGCCAGGAAGTGTTATCGCTGGAATCGCGGAATATTCTGGCATACAAACGTATGGGTACAAGTTATTTATTACTAGGTGAACGTGATAAAGCGGTGAAGTTATGGGAGAAAGCCCTGGAGATTAATCCTAATGATACCGCGTTACGGGAATATACGGATAGTGTTAAGAAACAGATTGGGCAATAA
- a CDS encoding flagellar motor protein MotB → MAKIGGYSAIPEAEGEGGGYHESPLWMLIYTDLMTNLMIFFLLSYCLTWLSQEDQNIAAQSFKSQFAGKNVSQLEKAVPASQQQPTVEDMEKEKKMEDELKKTYTNISINEEEMRMTLPTPVLFGLGEAVMKKEAVETLHEFAMMIKPTRNRIVVEGHTDDKPILGGKYVSNWELSAARAFSVVQYLIDKEGIDPKRLAALGYGQYRMVAPNDSEANRAKNRRIEITIVRIKEASAESTDSGSEEDTSGLLGN, encoded by the coding sequence ATGGCTAAAATAGGTGGATATAGCGCTATACCTGAGGCCGAAGGCGAAGGCGGCGGGTATCATGAAAGCCCGTTGTGGATGTTGATTTATACCGACCTTATGACAAACCTTATGATCTTTTTTTTGTTGTCCTACTGTCTTACATGGTTAAGTCAGGAGGATCAGAATATTGCGGCACAGTCGTTTAAGTCTCAGTTTGCCGGGAAAAATGTGTCACAGCTTGAGAAAGCAGTACCCGCATCGCAGCAGCAGCCGACTGTTGAGGATATGGAAAAAGAAAAGAAGATGGAAGATGAGCTTAAGAAAACGTATACGAATATTTCAATTAACGAGGAAGAGATGAGGATGACGTTGCCCACACCGGTATTGTTTGGCCTCGGGGAAGCTGTTATGAAAAAGGAAGCGGTTGAGACGTTACACGAATTTGCGATGATGATTAAGCCTACACGCAACCGTATCGTGGTGGAAGGGCATACTGATGATAAACCGATCCTCGGGGGTAAGTATGTGTCAAACTGGGAATTATCAGCTGCACGTGCGTTCTCGGTAGTGCAGTACTTGATTGACAAGGAAGGGATTGATCCTAAGAGATTAGCAGCATTAGGGTATGGGCAGTATCGGATGGTAGCGCCTAATGATAGTGAGGCGAACCGCGCAAAAAATCGTAGGATTGAAATCACGATCGTCAGGATAAAAGAAGCTTCGGCGGAGAGTACCGATTCAGGGAGTGAAGAAGATACGAGTGGATTACTGGGGAATTAG
- a CDS encoding MotA/TolQ/ExbB proton channel family protein: MIDILTIVGLTLGFGTVYIVMVWGNVAHLLWHKDAFLLVFGGTIASMLIGTPWHVFKNMPRAFVKVLFPSGEFKPKQLIALIVNLSERAKRDGVDSLQEVLPTIKDKFLVDGITQVIDGLDPNLIRENLEKEIIFIRKRHYQVSSVFRSMGTYAPIFGLLATLLGVVQVLRNISDPKSLGASMAIAVTGTFYGIASANFIFLPISGKLDAHTEAELLIKEVMIEGILSIQAGDIPLIVSRKLQGFMAYRLREKHGAGK, translated from the coding sequence ATGATTGATATCCTGACTATTGTAGGTTTGACGTTAGGGTTTGGGACGGTGTATATCGTAATGGTGTGGGGGAACGTTGCACATTTGTTGTGGCATAAAGACGCGTTCCTTCTGGTATTCGGCGGGACAATTGCGTCAATGCTTATCGGTACGCCGTGGCATGTATTCAAAAATATGCCCCGCGCGTTTGTTAAGGTTTTATTCCCGTCAGGCGAGTTTAAGCCTAAACAGTTGATCGCGTTGATTGTGAACCTTTCAGAACGCGCTAAACGTGATGGTGTGGATAGCCTACAGGAAGTGTTGCCCACGATTAAGGATAAGTTTTTGGTGGATGGTATTACTCAGGTGATTGACGGGTTGGATCCTAACCTTATCCGCGAGAACCTTGAGAAAGAAATTATTTTTATACGTAAACGGCATTATCAGGTAAGCAGCGTGTTCCGTTCAATGGGAACTTACGCGCCGATATTCGGGTTACTCGCGACTTTGCTCGGGGTGGTGCAGGTGCTGCGGAATATCAGCGATCCTAAGAGTTTGGGTGCGTCAATGGCAATCGCTGTTACCGGTACATTTTACGGGATTGCAAGCGCGAATTTTATTTTTCTGCCGATCTCGGGTAAGCTTGATGCGCATACGGAAGCTGAACTTCTTATAAAAGAGGTTATGATCGAAGGGATTCTTTCAATCCAGGCAGGTGATATACCGTTGATCGTAAGCCGTAAACTGCAGGGGTTCATGGCGTATCGTTTACGTGAAAAACATGGTGCCGGGAAGTAA
- the coaE gene encoding dephospho-CoA kinase (Dephospho-CoA kinase (CoaE) performs the final step in coenzyme A biosynthesis.): MVNLKSKPRNKVVIGITGGIACGKSTFTRALAGCLNAKLVLDADKIGHQVLKDAGIKNKLCRVFGKGIFNAQHEVDRKKLGVMVFGDQVQRSKLEAVVHPWIIKRIAESVRKFRKSRGDARSGAAAIVDATLIFEVGMEKMFDIIIVVKAPQGVQVERIISRDSNGKMTKVMALKKIHAQMRLGVKVKRADIVVDGVKPVYPQAVKVAAKINLLYS; encoded by the coding sequence ATGGTGAATCTAAAAAGTAAACCCCGGAATAAGGTTGTGATTGGTATCACCGGAGGTATTGCCTGCGGGAAAAGTACGTTTACCCGCGCACTGGCGGGGTGTTTAAATGCAAAACTTGTGCTTGACGCTGATAAAATAGGGCATCAGGTATTGAAGGATGCGGGGATAAAAAATAAGTTATGCCGGGTGTTTGGTAAAGGGATTTTTAATGCTCAACACGAGGTTGACCGCAAAAAATTAGGGGTGATGGTTTTCGGGGATCAGGTGCAGCGGAGTAAACTCGAAGCTGTTGTACATCCATGGATTATCAAACGTATCGCTGAAAGTGTAAGGAAGTTCAGGAAAAGCCGCGGGGATGCGCGCAGCGGGGCTGCTGCTATCGTAGACGCGACGCTGATTTTTGAGGTTGGCATGGAAAAAATGTTTGACATAATAATTGTTGTGAAAGCGCCACAGGGTGTGCAGGTCGAACGCATAATTTCGAGGGATAGCAACGGGAAAATGACTAAAGTTATGGCGCTTAAGAAAATTCATGCGCAGATGAGGCTCGGGGTAAAGGTTAAACGCGCAGATATCGTTGTCGACGGGGTTAAGCCGGTATACCCCCAGGCAGTGAAGGTAGCTGCTAAAATTAATTTACTTTATTCTTGA
- the polA gene encoding DNA polymerase I codes for MREIYLIDGNAYIHRAYHALPKLVTSKGQEVGAVFGFIKMVVKLWRDGAEQVVVCFDSPGKTFRHEKFSAYKATRKEAETALVLQIPITHKVVELMNIPSIALPGYEADDIIATLAGMYSKNGDKVVIVTGDKDLAQVVNDKISILNTHKGVVIDRGKVGELYAGLVPEQLVDMFALAGDKVDNVPGVAGVGDVTALKLIHEFGSLDNLYSKIGNVKGKLKEKLELHKSDAYLSRELVTLNSNVPLEDPLVSSSGVNAKHTGEETEAYLRELEFHSLFNDEVFTKKVKLGDIRRSVAVEVEAVQSVAEFERIAAGLMSQKCVSLALEVQDIVGKKLVACAGLADAQGRCYYVNLNGYIGGDYDRCIKVLNDILENTRVMKVVYGYKALLSGIKNAGISVKLPVTDVLIAAYLLDIGKLSLSSESYGWEELFFKIKGVRPAEKLEAVVNNAYCSMELYNAFTGDIERHGIGKLLSEVEVPLVPVIIAMEDNGVKVNKAKLYELKSEYEKELKKNETEIYALAGEKFNVNSPKQLGVVLFEKLNLQGGKRTKSGYSTDEDVLNRLSAVHALPQKVLEYRERQKLKSTYIDVMLELADAGSRVHTTFNQIGTTTGRLSSVNPNLQNIPVRSVLGKKIRSVFIAQDGWRLLSADYSQIDLRVLAHMSGDENLVQSFIAGKDIHSRTAAEIFGVTDESMVDEAQRRVAKTINFGIVYGISAFGLAQQLGIEIKLAGEYIEKYMSKYAGVKAWRDRVIKEAKVSGYVKTLFNHLRHVQDINATNNTRRGFAERIAMNTPIQGTAAEIIKLAMVKIDNRRKVEHWESRMLLQVHDELVFECTEAELGSVKDVVVAEMSSAVKLNVPLVVDVKVGDNWVDMDKI; via the coding sequence ATGAGAGAAATTTACCTTATCGACGGAAACGCGTATATACACCGCGCGTATCACGCATTGCCTAAACTTGTTACCAGTAAAGGGCAGGAAGTCGGTGCGGTGTTTGGTTTTATTAAAATGGTGGTCAAGCTGTGGCGTGACGGCGCGGAACAGGTTGTTGTGTGTTTTGACTCACCGGGGAAAACGTTCCGCCATGAAAAGTTTAGCGCGTATAAAGCTACCAGAAAAGAAGCAGAGACGGCGTTAGTACTGCAGATTCCTATTACCCACAAGGTCGTTGAACTTATGAATATTCCGTCTATAGCGTTGCCGGGGTATGAGGCTGATGATATTATTGCGACCTTAGCGGGGATGTACAGTAAAAACGGGGATAAGGTGGTAATAGTTACCGGTGATAAGGATTTAGCTCAGGTCGTGAATGATAAGATCAGTATTCTTAATACGCACAAGGGTGTTGTTATTGATCGCGGGAAAGTCGGGGAGTTATACGCCGGGCTTGTACCGGAACAATTGGTTGATATGTTCGCTCTGGCGGGGGATAAGGTTGATAATGTTCCCGGCGTTGCAGGGGTTGGGGATGTTACTGCGTTGAAGCTTATCCATGAATTCGGGAGTTTGGATAATCTTTATTCTAAAATCGGGAATGTTAAGGGTAAGCTTAAGGAAAAACTGGAATTGCATAAGAGTGATGCGTATTTAAGCCGTGAACTTGTTACCTTAAACTCAAATGTGCCGCTCGAGGATCCGCTGGTAAGCAGCAGCGGGGTTAATGCTAAGCATACGGGTGAGGAAACTGAAGCGTACCTCCGTGAACTTGAATTCCATAGTTTGTTTAACGACGAGGTGTTCACAAAAAAGGTTAAGCTCGGGGATATTAGGCGTAGTGTCGCTGTGGAGGTTGAGGCTGTACAATCAGTTGCGGAGTTTGAACGCATTGCCGCGGGGTTAATGAGCCAAAAATGTGTTTCCCTGGCGTTGGAGGTACAGGATATTGTCGGGAAAAAGTTGGTTGCCTGTGCTGGCTTAGCTGATGCTCAGGGGAGGTGTTACTATGTTAACCTCAACGGGTATATCGGTGGGGACTATGATAGATGTATTAAGGTGTTGAATGATATCCTTGAGAATACGCGGGTTATGAAGGTTGTGTATGGCTATAAAGCTTTGTTATCGGGTATAAAAAATGCTGGGATAAGTGTTAAACTGCCGGTGACTGATGTTTTGATTGCAGCGTACCTCCTGGATATCGGGAAGTTGTCGTTAAGCAGTGAATCTTATGGATGGGAAGAGTTGTTTTTTAAGATTAAAGGTGTTCGGCCTGCGGAAAAACTTGAGGCAGTGGTTAATAATGCGTATTGTTCAATGGAACTTTATAACGCGTTTACCGGGGATATTGAACGTCATGGGATTGGTAAGTTATTGTCAGAAGTTGAGGTGCCGCTGGTACCCGTGATCATTGCTATGGAGGATAACGGGGTTAAGGTAAACAAAGCTAAGTTGTATGAACTTAAGAGTGAGTACGAGAAAGAACTTAAGAAAAATGAAACTGAAATTTACGCGCTTGCCGGGGAGAAGTTTAATGTTAATTCCCCAAAACAACTCGGGGTTGTACTTTTTGAGAAACTGAACCTGCAGGGCGGGAAACGGACAAAAAGCGGGTACTCAACTGATGAAGATGTGTTGAACCGTCTGTCAGCTGTACATGCATTGCCTCAGAAGGTGTTGGAGTACCGTGAACGCCAAAAACTTAAGTCTACATATATAGACGTTATGCTTGAACTCGCGGATGCAGGGTCCAGAGTGCATACAACGTTTAATCAAATCGGGACTACCACAGGTAGGTTGTCGTCAGTAAACCCTAATCTCCAGAATATTCCCGTTAGATCTGTATTAGGGAAAAAGATACGGTCAGTATTTATTGCGCAGGATGGGTGGAGGCTGTTATCCGCGGATTACTCTCAGATTGACCTGCGTGTGCTGGCGCATATGAGCGGTGATGAAAATCTTGTACAGTCGTTTATCGCGGGGAAGGATATTCATTCAAGGACTGCGGCTGAGATTTTTGGGGTGACTGATGAGAGTATGGTTGATGAGGCACAGCGAAGGGTTGCAAAAACGATTAATTTCGGGATTGTGTACGGTATAAGCGCGTTTGGGTTGGCACAGCAGTTGGGGATTGAGATTAAGCTGGCGGGTGAGTATATAGAGAAGTATATGTCTAAGTATGCAGGGGTGAAGGCGTGGAGGGATAGGGTTATTAAAGAAGCTAAGGTTAGCGGGTACGTAAAAACTTTGTTTAATCATTTACGGCATGTGCAGGATATTAATGCTACGAATAATACACGGCGGGGTTTTGCGGAACGTATTGCCATGAATACGCCGATACAGGGTACTGCCGCGGAAATTATTAAACTCGCAATGGTGAAGATTGATAACCGCAGAAAAGTTGAACACTGGGAGTCAAGGATGTTGCTGCAGGTGCATGATGAGCTTGTATTTGAGTGCACTGAAGCTGAACTTGGCAGCGTGAAGGATGTGGTGGTTGCCGAGATGTCTTCCGCAGTTAAGCTTAACGTACCGCTGGTGGTGGATGTTAAGGTTGGGGATAACTGGGTTGATATGGATAAGATATGA
- a CDS encoding OmpA family protein, whose amino-acid sequence MANNSKADSRKFNDPALKKPDMSNLWVVPYADFMTVLMIFFLMMFAYALNMKKDEHFIKIQEKIQESVGGKMNKEKIVKLLEEQKKEEESSKLTDLMKNPEFSKYVNITQDAEKVKIVFSNPILFDTGTADVKSTAALVLHEVAMILKQMDNDIIVEGHTDSVPISGGKFSSNWELSVARSMAVIRYLVHNEAINCKRFAAGGYGEYRPLYPNDSEENRAKNRRIEIVVMKSKKQKEAEPQAVQKTEG is encoded by the coding sequence ATGGCGAATAATAGTAAGGCTGATAGCAGAAAATTTAATGATCCGGCATTGAAGAAGCCGGATATGTCAAACCTGTGGGTTGTACCGTACGCTGATTTTATGACGGTATTGATGATCTTTTTCCTTATGATGTTCGCGTATGCGCTTAATATGAAAAAAGATGAGCATTTTATTAAGATCCAGGAAAAAATTCAGGAGTCCGTCGGCGGTAAGATGAATAAGGAGAAGATTGTTAAGCTGCTTGAGGAACAAAAGAAGGAAGAGGAGTCGTCTAAATTAACGGATTTAATGAAGAACCCGGAGTTCAGTAAGTATGTTAATATAACACAGGATGCGGAGAAGGTTAAGATTGTGTTCAGTAATCCTATACTCTTCGATACCGGTACAGCGGATGTTAAGTCAACTGCAGCGCTGGTTCTTCACGAAGTGGCGATGATACTGAAACAAATGGATAATGATATTATCGTTGAGGGGCATACTGACAGTGTACCGATTTCCGGGGGTAAGTTTTCGTCTAACTGGGAATTATCGGTCGCACGGTCAATGGCGGTGATACGGTATCTCGTGCATAATGAAGCGATTAATTGTAAACGCTTCGCTGCAGGAGGGTATGGTGAGTACCGCCCGTTGTATCCTAATGATAGTGAAGAAAACCGTGCAAAAAATCGTAGGATTGAAATAGTGGTGATGAAATCTAAAAAACAAAAAGAAGCTGAACCGCAGGCGGTACAGAAAACAGAAGGGTAA
- a CDS encoding FliG C-terminal domain-containing protein — protein sequence MKFICKLFFALTLLAGVTVQTFADTQERITIEYDIRSRTERVIEKILGSRDFVVIVEVVLERQALTDQRPTTRTQTTTITPQQQQQQQQQQDKGFIIFDDIIEPYPGFSTPRRREQQQQAAAQQQQAVTQQEPIQLVVPQLASTIKKVSVFIMLDIAIKDSVVENIKREVADSIGYDQARGDVLGVKKVAFARKTWGQNFAEFFSPNNPNMYWILLALFVLGVITFFLFGPLQMFFKTIVKAAEIRIEADTRIRSSGKMDIGGQLGGLGLEEGEGGGAGALPRGMTGELTMKQGPLELGPGRAFTVSNHFTFINAGNLKNLLYLLQQETAEAVAVVMNYLPPAFASQIFGALSTEKQAKVAIELSTVKLKSPDEVEEIERDIKTKIDYLMGGEDYFMDLLDQVDPKAQESILNLLSREKPELAEKLRRVIFVFEDIAFLEKAGLQKVLRESQRQGVVLALALKTADESIKASVMDCLSEGARAMLAEQIDLIGEVNPRRIEEEQRKIARIVRSLEKSGELVIRRDGAEDTGGPQRQVVDSEPVDQ from the coding sequence GTGAAGTTTATTTGTAAACTTTTCTTTGCGTTAACGCTGCTGGCAGGCGTTACTGTTCAGACATTTGCTGATACGCAGGAGCGTATTACTATTGAATACGATATCCGCAGCAGGACAGAACGGGTAATCGAAAAAATTCTTGGCAGCAGGGATTTTGTTGTTATCGTCGAGGTTGTGCTTGAACGCCAGGCGTTAACCGACCAGCGCCCTACTACGCGGACTCAGACCACAACAATTACACCGCAGCAGCAGCAGCAACAGCAGCAACAGCAGGATAAGGGGTTTATCATTTTTGATGATATTATTGAACCTTATCCCGGATTCTCTACGCCCAGAAGGAGGGAACAACAGCAGCAGGCTGCCGCACAGCAGCAGCAAGCTGTTACTCAGCAGGAGCCTATACAGCTGGTAGTGCCGCAATTGGCGTCTACCATAAAAAAAGTGTCAGTATTCATTATGCTGGATATTGCTATTAAGGATTCGGTAGTAGAAAATATTAAACGCGAAGTAGCGGATAGTATAGGGTATGACCAGGCACGCGGGGATGTTCTCGGGGTAAAAAAAGTTGCGTTTGCGCGTAAAACGTGGGGACAGAATTTCGCTGAGTTCTTCAGCCCGAATAATCCTAATATGTACTGGATCCTTCTTGCATTGTTTGTCCTCGGGGTAATTACGTTCTTCCTTTTCGGGCCGTTACAGATGTTTTTTAAGACTATCGTAAAGGCTGCGGAGATACGGATTGAAGCTGATACGCGGATACGTTCCTCCGGGAAAATGGATATCGGAGGGCAGCTCGGTGGGTTGGGCTTGGAGGAAGGTGAAGGCGGTGGTGCTGGGGCGTTGCCCCGCGGGATGACGGGTGAGCTCACAATGAAGCAGGGGCCGCTTGAGCTCGGGCCCGGGCGAGCGTTTACGGTATCCAACCATTTTACGTTTATTAATGCGGGTAATCTCAAGAATTTGTTGTATTTACTGCAGCAGGAAACCGCGGAGGCTGTGGCGGTAGTGATGAACTACCTTCCCCCGGCGTTTGCGTCACAGATATTCGGTGCTCTGAGTACTGAAAAACAGGCGAAGGTTGCGATTGAGCTCTCAACTGTAAAACTGAAAAGCCCGGATGAGGTTGAGGAAATTGAGCGCGATATTAAAACAAAGATTGATTATCTTATGGGTGGGGAGGATTATTTTATGGACCTCCTGGACCAGGTGGACCCAAAAGCACAGGAGAGTATCCTTAATCTCTTAAGCCGTGAAAAACCGGAACTCGCGGAAAAACTTAGGCGCGTAATTTTTGTGTTTGAGGACATTGCGTTCCTCGAGAAAGCTGGGTTACAGAAAGTTTTGCGTGAATCCCAGAGACAGGGCGTGGTGCTGGCGTTAGCGTTAAAAACCGCGGATGAAAGTATTAAGGCTTCAGTGATGGATTGTCTATCAGAAGGTGCAAGGGCTATGCTGGCGGAACAGATTGATCTTATTGGCGAGGTTAATCCGCGGAGGATCGAGGAAGAACAGCGTAAGATCGCGAGGATCGTACGGTCACTCGAGAAATCAGGTGAACTTGTTATCCGCAGGGATGGGGCTGAGGATACTGGCGGGCCGCAACGGCAGGTAGTGGATAGCGAGCCTGTGGATCAGTAG
- a CDS encoding response regulator, whose amino-acid sequence MAKYKVCLVEDDPDVGAVVEMILKDYDCEITNIRDVNSFRMLADKVMPDLIILDLMLPGINGFEICQYFRNRAETADTPILAFTGYDSVDNQKKIMAAGATDYSPKPFDIKSFKFKVKKLLKISDPLE is encoded by the coding sequence ATGGCAAAGTATAAAGTATGCCTCGTTGAGGATGATCCTGATGTCGGAGCAGTGGTGGAGATGATTTTGAAGGATTATGATTGCGAGATAACTAATATCCGTGATGTTAATTCCTTTAGGATGCTTGCTGATAAGGTTATGCCGGACCTTATAATCCTTGACCTTATGTTACCCGGGATTAACGGGTTTGAAATCTGTCAGTACTTCAGGAACCGTGCGGAAACCGCGGATACGCCGATACTTGCGTTTACCGGGTACGATAGCGTCGATAATCAAAAAAAAATTATGGCCGCCGGTGCAACGGATTATTCGCCAAAACCGTTTGATATCAAAAGTTTTAAGTTTAAAGTAAAGAAATTGTTGAAGATTAGTGATCCGCTGGAGTAA
- the trxB gene encoding thioredoxin-disulfide reductase, translating into MRNCVIIGGGPAGLAAGIYLSRAKVDTVLFEKNVIGGQVLWTDKIENYPGFIDGVDGYTLINNMKLQAERFGLEIKMEGVNTLEKLSGGEGFIVATGKQRAETRAIIYSAGAVPQKMGIPGENEFTGHGVSYCATCDGAFNKGKDVLVVGGGDSALEEALFLTRFAQKVTIIHRRDKFRGTGILQEHVFKNTKIKVIWDTVPVEIKGDKKVESMVIKNVKTQEVNQVAAAAVFVFVGTLPQSELVRDLVDRDERGYVITNNDMSSRTQGLYVCGDVRSKLLKQIATACGEAATAASAVTKYLDEHKW; encoded by the coding sequence ATGCGTAACTGCGTGATAATCGGGGGCGGGCCTGCGGGGCTGGCAGCCGGGATTTATCTTTCCCGCGCGAAGGTTGATACTGTTTTGTTTGAGAAAAATGTTATCGGCGGGCAGGTGTTGTGGACGGATAAGATTGAGAATTATCCTGGGTTTATCGACGGGGTGGATGGGTATACTTTAATTAATAATATGAAACTCCAGGCTGAACGGTTTGGGTTGGAGATAAAGATGGAGGGGGTTAATACCCTGGAGAAACTTTCTGGCGGGGAAGGGTTTATAGTTGCCACAGGGAAACAAAGGGCGGAAACACGGGCAATAATTTATTCCGCAGGGGCGGTACCCCAAAAAATGGGTATCCCCGGGGAGAATGAGTTTACCGGGCACGGGGTGTCATACTGTGCGACCTGCGACGGGGCGTTTAATAAAGGAAAAGACGTTTTGGTTGTCGGCGGGGGTGATTCTGCTCTTGAGGAAGCGTTGTTTCTTACACGGTTTGCGCAGAAGGTTACTATTATTCATCGCAGGGATAAGTTCCGCGGGACCGGTATTCTGCAGGAGCATGTGTTCAAGAACACTAAGATAAAAGTTATCTGGGATACTGTGCCTGTAGAAATAAAAGGTGATAAAAAAGTTGAGTCCATGGTTATTAAAAATGTTAAGACACAGGAAGTTAATCAGGTTGCGGCCGCTGCGGTGTTTGTGTTTGTCGGTACGTTGCCGCAGTCTGAACTTGTTAGAGACCTGGTTGACCGTGATGAGAGAGGGTATGTTATTACTAATAACGATATGTCCTCACGGACACAGGGGTTGTACGTGTGCGGTGATGTGCGGAGTAAGTTGTTAAAACAAATCGCGACGGCCTGCGGTGAAGCTGCCACAGCGGCATCGGCAGTGACTAAGTATCTGGATGAACATAAATGGTGA